The Aestuariibaculum lutulentum genome segment GAAACCAGCATCTAATTTAAATTGAGCTCCAGGCTCTCCAACTGGCACATTCATCATTGTTTTGTAACGATCAGAGTTTTTGAATAAAGAGTCTTTTACTGGTACATATCCTAAAGTATCGATAACTACAATATCCTTAAACATATCTACTCCGAAACGTTTTGTTTGCTCAACGTCAATTACAGAAGAATCACGACGTTCAGTAATAGTGAATTCAGCTGTATCGATAAATTTAATTAAATCGTTGAAATTGTCAGCGAATTTTCCAGTAACCGTTTTATGAGCCAACTCGGCATCTCTAATGTCATTTAATTTTTTGATAACTTCAGCATAACGTCTGTTTTTCTCCTGATTGAATAAGATTGGAGTGTATATAGACATATAGGTTTGATAACCTAAAAATATGATTAAAATCCAAAGTGCTATACTAATAACTGGTTTAACTTTAGAAGGAACAAATTTGTCAATTACCTTAACCAGGACAACTGTAAGTAGGATTACTGCAACAGCAATAAGAATAAATTTTAACATCGTTATTTTTTAATTAAAAAGTTATTAAAGGTCTTTCGCAAATCTACAATTTTTTTTTAATCGTAAAAATCTATTGAGAATAAAATCATTTCTATATTTGAATAATTTATAATTTTTATTCCTTTTAATGACTGCATCCGAATTTAATTCCTTAGTTAAAAAACAATTCCCATTCGAACCTACGTTAAAGCAGAGTGTTGTGTTACAGCAACTTTCAGAATTTATCTTTGACGATTCACCTAACGGATTGTATTTATTAAAAGGATATGCAGGAACAGGAAAAACAACCATAATTGGTGCGATAGTAAATAATTTATGGAAAGCGAAAAAAAGTTCGGTTTTAATGGCTCCAACAGGTCGTGCTGCCAAAGTAATATCGAATTACTCTGGTAGAGAGGCATTTACCATTCATAAGAAGATATATTTCCCTAAAAAGGATAAAGGCGGTGGGTTGTCTTTTGTATTACAACCCAACAAGCATAAAAACACCATTTTTATAGTTGACGAGGCATCTATGATTCCAGATACACCCGGAGAGTCTAAACTTTTTGAAAACGGATCATTACTAGATGACCTTATTCAATATGTGTATTCAGGACATAAATGTAAATTGTTGTTGATAGGAGATACCGCGCAGTTACCACCTGTAAAATTAGATTTAAGTCCTGCCTTAAATGAAAATACCTTAGCTCTAAATTATAATAAGGAAGTCACTCTAATGGAGTTAGACGAAGTAGTACGTCAGGAATACGATTCAGGTATTTTAGCTAATGCGACAGTGTTACGTGAAGCATTGGCGAGTGATTTTCATGATTATTTTAAATTCGATTTACACGGGTTTAAGGATATTGTTCGTTTGGTTGATGGTCACGAAATCATGGATGCCATCAACAGCGCATACAGCGATTTAGGAAACGAAGAAACGGCTATTATTGTTCGTAGTAATAAACGGGCTAATTTATACAACCAAAACATTAGAAATCGTATACTATTTAATGAAAGTGAACTGTCGGCCGGCGATTATCTCATGGTGGTTAAGAACAATTATTTTTGGGTAAAACCAACCAGTGAAGCCGGATTTATAGCCAATGGTGATATTATAGAAGTTCTTGAAATATTTAGAATTGAAGAGCTTTATGGCTTTCGCTTCGCGGAAGTAAAAATAAGAATGGTCGATTATCCCAAAATGGCCCCGATAGAAACGGTTTTATTGTTAGACACTATTGAAGCTGAAAGTCCATCGTTATCTTACGACGATTCAAACAGACTGTATCAGGAGGTTATGAAAGATTTCGCCAACGAGAGTAGTAACTATCGAAAATTTTTAAAGGTTAAAGGCAGCAAACATTTTAATGCCTTGCAGGTAAAATTCTCTTACGCTATAACCTGTCATAAATCTCAGGGAGGGCAGTGGAACACGGTTTTCGTTGAGCAGCCGTATTTGCCCAATGGCATCGATACCGATTATTTACGTTGGTTATATACTGCGGTGACACGTGCCAAAGAAAAATTGTATCTTATAGGCTTTAAAGACGATTTCTTTGAGGAATAGTTTTTGATATACAATAACTATGGCAGTAGATTCAATTATAAGCATTTGTTTGGGAATAGGTCTGGCAGCTTCGGTAGGTTTTCGGGTATTCTTACCTTTATTCACCTTAAGTTTAGCAGCCTATTTTAATGTTTGGGAACTTAACGAGTCCTGGCAATGGGTGGGGAGTTCAGCAGCATTGATAACGTTAGGGGTGGCGACCATAGTTGAAATCTTTGCTTATTTTATTCCCTTTGTAGATAATGCTTTAGATAGTATAGCTGTCCCTTTAGCCGCACTTGCAGGAACAGCTGTTATGCTTTCAACTGTGTCCGATTTAAGTCCGGTAGTAACCTGGGCATTGGCTATTATTGCTGGTGGTGGAACGGCAGCCGCTATTTCGGGTTCTTCAGGGACAACACGATTAGCTTCGACAGCAACAACAGGTGGTTTGGGAAACCCTATCGTTTCTACCGTAGAAACTGGAACATCAATAGTAATGTCTGTGCTATCTATTTTTGTTCCGGTAATAGCCTTTCTGTTTGTAATACTCATCTTGTTT includes the following:
- a CDS encoding ATP-dependent DNA helicase is translated as MTASEFNSLVKKQFPFEPTLKQSVVLQQLSEFIFDDSPNGLYLLKGYAGTGKTTIIGAIVNNLWKAKKSSVLMAPTGRAAKVISNYSGREAFTIHKKIYFPKKDKGGGLSFVLQPNKHKNTIFIVDEASMIPDTPGESKLFENGSLLDDLIQYVYSGHKCKLLLIGDTAQLPPVKLDLSPALNENTLALNYNKEVTLMELDEVVRQEYDSGILANATVLREALASDFHDYFKFDLHGFKDIVRLVDGHEIMDAINSAYSDLGNEETAIIVRSNKRANLYNQNIRNRILFNESELSAGDYLMVVKNNYFWVKPTSEAGFIANGDIIEVLEIFRIEELYGFRFAEVKIRMVDYPKMAPIETVLLLDTIEAESPSLSYDDSNRLYQEVMKDFANESSNYRKFLKVKGSKHFNALQVKFSYAITCHKSQGGQWNTVFVEQPYLPNGIDTDYLRWLYTAVTRAKEKLYLIGFKDDFFEE
- a CDS encoding DUF4126 domain-containing protein — encoded protein: MAVDSIISICLGIGLAASVGFRVFLPLFTLSLAAYFNVWELNESWQWVGSSAALITLGVATIVEIFAYFIPFVDNALDSIAVPLAALAGTAVMLSTVSDLSPVVTWALAIIAGGGTAAAISGSSGTTRLASTATTGGLGNPIVSTVETGTSIVMSVLSIFVPVIAFLFVILILFIIFKLYKKFSRPKASNR